The Novosphingobium terrae genome has a window encoding:
- a CDS encoding GGDEF domain-containing protein, with product MLSKLAFGREDKASAPSRGRWIGAGLFLLCHGLVPHAWPRHAYGLSLTFLTLAVLIAAWTCRQRARASGVQGWSLLAVALLLWAGGMSANGLVYLALGNESGETTLSMLLFILYGVPVIFATASPMGERWPVRLVDGLLALLLGLLFFAHTSVFSTMAGASADDSGNLVRMFDIENSFIAFFALARFSACRDPRERDFFATLTTFAFFYLLMAAYINHMQENSDFSDPVDLLIDLPFLALVLMASHPRGPQDRPADVPLRRERLVQAASPLMLPATVLAVSAGLMHTHPVWTMIGFAMATLVYGLRNILVHLANLEERDRLERLSQIDGLTGLPNRRSFDDRLRDEWARACRHGGTLAVLMIDIDHFKQLNDGLGHQEGDARLRDVAQALAGCARRASDLVARYGGEEFVAILPATDAQQAMQLAEIMRGRVFDLALPSPAPLGRVSISIGVSWTDRPNEEGGETLLARADAALYEAKRDGRNAVRIMATPEILPAVAA from the coding sequence ATGTTGTCAAAGCTTGCTTTCGGTCGCGAGGACAAAGCATCGGCGCCGTCGCGCGGGCGCTGGATCGGGGCCGGGCTGTTTCTGCTATGCCATGGGCTGGTGCCGCATGCATGGCCCAGGCATGCCTATGGTCTCTCGCTGACATTCCTCACGCTCGCGGTGCTGATCGCCGCCTGGACCTGCCGGCAGCGCGCCCGCGCCAGCGGTGTTCAGGGCTGGTCCCTGCTGGCGGTGGCGCTGCTGCTGTGGGCGGGGGGGATGTCGGCCAATGGGCTGGTCTATCTCGCGCTTGGCAATGAGTCGGGCGAAACGACGCTCTCCATGCTGCTGTTCATCCTCTATGGCGTGCCGGTGATCTTCGCCACCGCCAGCCCCATGGGTGAGCGCTGGCCGGTGCGGCTTGTCGATGGCCTGCTGGCATTGCTGCTGGGCCTGCTGTTCTTCGCGCATACCTCGGTCTTCTCGACCATGGCCGGGGCGAGCGCCGATGACTCGGGCAATCTGGTGCGCATGTTCGACATCGAGAACAGCTTTATCGCGTTTTTCGCGCTGGCCCGCTTCAGCGCCTGCCGTGATCCGCGTGAGCGCGACTTCTTCGCCACGCTGACCACTTTCGCTTTTTTCTACCTGCTGATGGCGGCCTATATCAACCATATGCAGGAAAACAGCGATTTCAGCGATCCGGTCGATCTGCTGATCGATCTGCCCTTTCTGGCGCTGGTGCTGATGGCCTCGCACCCGCGCGGGCCTCAGGATCGCCCTGCCGACGTGCCGCTGCGGCGTGAGAGGCTGGTGCAGGCCGCCAGTCCGCTGATGCTGCCCGCCACGGTGCTGGCGGTTTCGGCGGGGCTGATGCACACGCATCCGGTGTGGACGATGATCGGCTTTGCCATGGCCACGCTGGTCTATGGTTTGCGCAACATTCTGGTCCATCTGGCCAATCTGGAGGAGCGCGACCGGCTTGAACGCCTCTCGCAGATCGATGGGCTGACCGGTCTGCCCAACCGTCGCAGCTTCGATGACCGGCTGCGTGACGAATGGGCGCGCGCCTGTCGCCATGGCGGCACGCTGGCGGTGCTGATGATCGATATCGACCATTTCAAGCAGCTGAACGATGGTCTGGGCCATCAGGAGGGCGATGCCCGGCTGCGCGATGTGGCGCAGGCTCTGGCGGGCTGTGCAAGGCGTGCCAGCGATCTGGTGGCCCGCTATGGCGGCGAGGAGTTCGTGGCGATCCTGCCTGCCACCGACGCCCAGCAGGCGATGCAACTGGCCGAGATCATGCGGGGCAGGGTGTTTGATCTGGCCTTGCCGTCGCCCGCGCCGTTGGGGCGCGTGAGCATCAGCATTGGCGTCAGCTGGACCGACAGGCCGAATGAGGAGGGCGGCGAGACCTTGCTCGCCCGCGCCGATGCCGCGCTTTACGAGGCCAAGCGGGACGGGCGCAATGCGGTCCGCATCATGGCCACGCCGGAGATCCTGCCCGCCGTGGCGGCCTAG
- a CDS encoding sensor histidine kinase, translating to MSWLRLWLGRIWPVMRLRTIMFGLLLLVAALPGVAAIMLRVYENALVRRTEAELIAQGSALAASAALNWPEKTAPTAEAAEPRDADDYTISTSIDLRASAILPERPAALPSSTAADPEASRMAAQMAPAIAETRHVTLASILLLDRQGIVLNGRDTGRSLSTLPEVRAALAGHATTVLRHNGAYTHPWPLEWVSRATDIRLHHARPIMAGGQVVGVLLVSRSPRALFRGMYEDRGKIAAGSAAIFLFLLAMTALLGRTIVRPIEALSRATRALTEGRPADPPRPTLRITEIDGLIRDFASMAEAIETRSHYLRDFAAALAHEFKTPLTGLSGGIELLQDHGASMSADEQARFLANMASDAQRLNRLISRLMDLAKADMRRPADRARCDLAEVLARLADGLSGEGFAVTYAIADGSSEAPIDAPALETVLTTLIDNARAAGARQVVIEAGQDAAGSVIVVTDNGNGIPEGDRARIFEPFFTSKRAQGGTGLGLPIARALIEGHRGTLKLDRVDKGTRFLISLPS from the coding sequence ATGAGCTGGCTGCGCCTTTGGCTGGGGCGGATCTGGCCGGTGATGCGGCTGCGCACCATCATGTTCGGCCTGCTGCTGCTGGTGGCGGCGCTGCCCGGCGTGGCGGCGATCATGCTGCGGGTTTACGAGAACGCGCTGGTGCGCCGCACCGAGGCCGAGCTGATCGCGCAAGGATCGGCGCTGGCCGCCAGCGCGGCCCTGAACTGGCCGGAGAAGACAGCCCCAACCGCCGAAGCCGCCGAGCCGCGCGATGCCGATGATTATACGATCTCGACCAGTATCGATCTGCGCGCCAGCGCGATCCTGCCGGAACGCCCCGCAGCGCTGCCGTCCAGCACTGCCGCCGATCCCGAGGCATCGCGCATGGCCGCGCAGATGGCCCCGGCCATCGCTGAAACGCGCCATGTCACGCTGGCCTCGATCCTGCTGCTGGACCGGCAGGGCATCGTGCTCAACGGCAGGGATACCGGACGCAGTCTGAGCACCCTGCCCGAAGTGCGCGCCGCTCTGGCCGGGCATGCCACCACCGTGCTTCGCCACAATGGCGCCTATACCCATCCCTGGCCGCTCGAATGGGTCAGCCGGGCCACCGACATCCGCCTGCATCACGCCCGCCCGATCATGGCGGGCGGACAGGTGGTGGGCGTGCTGCTGGTCTCGCGCTCGCCGCGCGCGCTGTTTCGCGGCATGTATGAGGATCGCGGCAAGATCGCGGCGGGATCGGCGGCGATCTTCCTGTTTCTGCTGGCCATGACCGCGCTGCTGGGCCGCACCATCGTCCGCCCGATCGAGGCGCTGAGCCGCGCCACCCGCGCCCTGACCGAAGGGCGGCCCGCAGATCCCCCGCGCCCCACTTTGCGCATCACCGAAATCGACGGTCTGATCCGCGACTTCGCCAGCATGGCCGAGGCCATCGAGACCCGCTCGCACTATTTGCGCGATTTCGCCGCCGCGCTGGCCCATGAATTCAAGACGCCGCTGACCGGCCTGTCGGGCGGGATCGAGCTGCTGCAGGACCATGGCGCCAGCATGTCCGCCGATGAGCAGGCGCGCTTTCTGGCCAATATGGCAAGCGATGCCCAGCGGCTGAACCGGCTGATCTCGCGCCTGATGGATCTGGCCAAGGCCGATATGCGCCGCCCGGCGGACCGCGCGCGCTGCGATCTGGCAGAAGTTCTGGCGAGGCTGGCCGATGGCCTGTCCGGCGAAGGCTTTGCCGTGACCTATGCCATTGCCGATGGTTCCAGCGAGGCTCCGATCGATGCGCCCGCGCTGGAAACCGTTTTGACCACGCTGATCGACAATGCCCGGGCCGCCGGCGCAAGGCAGGTCGTGATCGAGGCCGGGCAGGATGCCGCAGGCTCTGTGATCGTCGTGACCGACAATGGCAACGGCATCCCCGAGGGCGATCGTGCGCGCATTTTCGAGCCCTTCTTCACCAGCAAGCGGGCACAGGGCGGAACCGGACTCGGCCTGCCCATCGCCCGCGCCCTGATCGAGGGGCACAGAGGGACGCTGAAGCTGGATAGGGTTGATAAGGGCACGCGCTTCCTCATCAGCTTGCCGTCCTGA